The Amycolatopsis sp. QT-25 genomic sequence GGCTCACGGTAGCCGCCACCGGAGGCCGCTGCCTTGCGCTGCCTGCGGCGCTTCTTCTTGAGCTCCTTCTTCGCACCCAGCCAGGCGTCCAGTTCGGCGTGTTTCTGCCAGTTCGGGTCGACCAGGTCCGGGTGGGTCTCGATCCGCCGGTCCTCTTCGTCCATCTCGGTCCTCTTCCCCAGGGTTTCGGCCCGCTACCCGCAGGTGTTCAGTGACGGCAGGGGTTTCGTCGGGTCGTAGGCAGCGGCATCGTCGCCGGCGGGTACGCCGACGACCGGTCTGTCCTTGTCAGCGTACTGGGGCGCGAGGACGCCCGTCTTGATCGCGTCACAGGCCATGCGTGAGCGGTAGCTCGCGCCATCCCCGAAACTCAGCCCGGCGTCGGCCTTCGCGAACGGCGGTGCCTTGCGGATCACGTAGTCCTGCTCCTCGCGGACGAACGGGACGATGTCCGCCGGTGACCGGGCCTCGGCCGGCCGCGCGTCGAAGGCGTAGGCGACCGCGTAACTCGCGTGGACGATCAACTCGCCCTTGTCACCGGGCTTCGCCGTCAGAGAGCCGGCCATGCGCAGGACCACGACGTGCCACCGGGACATCCGGAACCGGCGGCGCGGCCGCAGTTTCCGCCGTCCTTCGAGGTCCTGCTTCGCACCTGGCCGGGCGGCACGTTCGGCCTGCTTGCGCCAGTCCGGATCCAGCAGATCCGGATGCGTCTCCAACTGCCGGTCCTCCAAGAGCCCGCCTTCCCCCAGTGCGTGACGACATCCCCTCGTCGGCCGGGAGCGGCGGGCGTTACGGCCGGTGAGGAACTCGTTGAAGGGGGTTCGTAGACTCGACGACTGTGACCGAGAACGCCCAGCCGCAGCAGACCGACCTTCCGGGTGCCTGGAACCCGGCCGACGAAGAAGCCTCGCTCTACCAGCGTTGGGTAGACGCCGGTTACTTCACGGCCGACCCCACGTCGGACAAGCCGCCGTTCACGGTAGTCATCCCGCCCCCGAACGTGACCGGTTCGCTGCACATCGGGCACGCGTTCGAGCACACCCTGATCGACGCCGTCACCCGCTACCACCGCATGCTCGGCGACGAGACGCTGTACCTGCCGGGTATGGACCACGCGAGCATCGCGGTCCACGCGCTGGTCGAGAAGCAGCTCCGCGCCGAGGGCACCAGCCGCCGCGAACTCGGCCGCGAGGCCTTCGTCGAGCGCGTCTGGCAGTGGAAGAACGAGCACGGCGGCAAGATCCTCGCCCAGATGAAGCGCCTCGGCGAAGGCGTCGACTGGACCCGTGAGCGGTTCACCATGGACGACGGCCTCTCCAAGGCCGTCAACACGATCTTCAAGAGGCTCTTCGACGACGGCCTGATCTACCGTGCCGAGCGGCTGGTCAACTGGTCGCCGGAGCTGCGGTCGGTGCTGTCCGACGCCGAGGTGAAGCACGAAGAGGTCGAGGGCGAACTCGTCTCCATGCGCTACGGCGACGGCGAGAACGCGATCGTCGTGGCCACCACCCGGATGGAGACGATGCTCGGCGACACCGCCGTCGCGGTCCATCCGGACGACGAGCGCTACACGCACCTCGTCGGCACCGAGGTCGAGCTTCCGCTGACCGGACGCAAGATCCCGGTCGTCGCGGACAAGCACGTCGACCCGGAGTTCGGCACCGGCGCGGTCAAGGTGACCCCCGCGCACGACCCGAACGACTTCGAGATCGGCCGGCGCCACGACCTGCCGATGATCACGATCATGGACGAGCAGGGCCGCATCGACGGCACCGGCACCGAGTTCGACGGCATGGACCGCTTCGAGGCCCGCGTCGCGGTGCGGGAGAAACTGCGGGAGCAGGGCCGCATCGTCGCGGAGAAGCGCCCGTACCTGCACAGCGTCGGGCATTCGGAGCGCTCCAAGGAGCCGATCGAGCCGCGGCTTTCGCTGCAGTGGTTCGTCAAGGTCGGCCCGCTCGCGAAGGCCGCGGGTGACGCGGTGCGCGACGGCCGCGTGAACGTCCACCCGCCGGAGCTGGAGAAACGCTACTTCGACTGGGTCGACAACCTGCACGACTGGTGCATCTCGCGCCAGCTGTGGTGGGGCCACCGCATCCCGGTCTGGTACGGCCCGGACGACGAGGTCGTCTGCGTCGGACCGGACGAGGAGCCGCCGTCGGGCGAGGGCTGGACCCAGGACCCGGACGTGCTCGACACCTGGTTCTCTTCGGGCCTGTGGCCGTTCTCCACCCTCGGCTGGCCGGAGAAGACCCCGGACCTGAACAAGTTCTATCCGACGTCGGTGCTGGTCACCGGCTACGACATCCTGTTCTTCTGGGTCGTGCGGATGATGATGTTCGGCCTCTACGCCACCGGCGAGGCGCCGTTCAAGACCATCGCGCTGCACGGCATGGTCCGCGACCAGTTCGGCAAGAAGATGTCGAAGACCGCGGGCAACGGTGTCGACCCCATCGAGTGGATGGACCGCTACGGCACCGACGCGCTGCGCTTCACCCTCACCCGCGGCGCCAACCCGGGCACCGACGTGCCGATCGGCGAAGAGTGGGTCGCTGGCTCCCGGAACTTCACCACGAAGCTCTGGAATGCCACCAAGTTCGCGATGATGAACGGCGCGGACGCGAACGCCCCGCTGCCCGCTCCGGCCGAACTCACCGAGGCGGACCGCTGGATCCTCGGCAGGCTCGGGACGGTCGTCGACGAGGTCACCGGGTACCTGGCGGACTACCAGTTCGCCAAGGCCACCGACACGCTCTACCAGTTCACCTGGACCGAGCTGTGCGACTGGTACCTGGAGCTGTCGAAGGTCCAGGTCTTCCAAGGTGACGAGGCCCGCGTGACGGCGACGCGCGCGGTGCTCGGGCACGTGTTCGACACGGTGCTCAAGCTGCTGCACCCGTTCATCCCGTTCATCACCGAGAAGCTGTGGACGGCGCTGACCGGCCGCGAGTCGCTGGTGATCGCCCCGTGGCCGGTGGCCGACGCCTCGTACGCCGACGCCGTGGCGGACAAGCGGATCGCGGACGTGCGGAAGCTGGTCACCGAGGTCCGCCGGTTCCGTGCGGACCAGGGCCTCAAGCCCAGCCAGAAGGTGGCCGCGCGGCTGTCCGGCGACGGGTTCGCCGAGCTCACCGGGCACGACGAGCCGATCCGCGCGCTCGTCCGGCTCACCCAGCCCGAAGACGGCTTCGCGCCGAGCGCGTCGCTCGAGGTCGGCCTGTCGGCCGGTGTCGTCACCGTCGAACTGGACCTGTCCGGCACGATCGACGTCGCCGCCGAGCGCAAGCGCCTGCAGAAGGATCTCGGCGCGGCGGAGAAGGAACTGGCGCAGGCCGAAGCCAAACTCGGCAACCAGGCCTTCATCGACAAGGCGCCGGAGCACGTGATCGGCAAGATCCGGAGCCGCAAGGAGACCGCGGTCGCCGACATGGAGCGCATCAACGCCCGGCTGGCCGCCCTCCCCGCCTCCTGACGACTGCGATGAAGGGGCCTTTCCTGGCAAATTTTGCTAGGAAAGGCCCCTTCATCGCACGTGCGGTGGCTCAGCGGAGGTGACGGAGGACCACTCCGGCCACGCCCGCCATCCCGGTCCGATACGGGTGGTACGCCGCCGCGGCGAGCAGTTTCGTGTGCTGCCCGTTGATCCACGCGGCACCGTTAGGCGCGCAGGCGTCGTGTCCGGCGGACGGGCCGAACGTGTCCACGAAGATCGCCTCGCCGTCGGCGGCGACCGCCTTCTCGATCGCCGAGTTCAACGCCTTTTCGACGTCGTTGAGCCAGGCGTAGTCGCCCTCGGCGAAGGGCAGGATCTTCGGGCAGTAGCCGGATTCCGGCGCGATCCGGGGATAGCCGACGACGAGTACGTCGGCGCGCGGCGAGCGGGCGTGGATCCCGGCCAGCACCTTCTCGACGTTCTTGCCGGTGTCGGCGATCTTGGCCTTGACGGTGTCGACGCCACCGACGGTGAACTTGTCCCGGCAGGGGCTCCCGGTGGGATCGCTCGCCCGCAGTGACGGGCAGGTGCCGACCAGCGTGCCGAAGACGTCGTAATCGTTGCCGCCGATCCCGACGGTGACCAGGTCGGTGTTTGCGCGCAGGGCGCTGAACTGTGGCGGGTTGCCGCCGAGGGTGACGCGCTGCCGCTGCGTCATGTTCGTGGTGTCGGCGCCACCGCAGCTGATGTCGGTGAACGAACGCACCCGCAGCGCGGAGGCGAGGATCGACGGGTAGTTCTGCGTCGACTTCCCGCAGAAGAGCGGGTCGAGGCGGGGGAGCGGGATAAGCGGTCCGGAAGTGTAGGAATCACCCAGCGCGACGTAATTCCGATAGGACCGCTCGGCGGCGGTGGCCGCCGTGGCGGAGGCGATCAGCAGGACGACGGTCGAGACGGCCGCGAACAGGACACGTCTTAAGCGCATGAGGACCCCGATCTCCGGACTGGACGGCCTCATCAAAAATGAACCGGATCCGGCTCGCCCGGCGCCGCCGATCGGGTGGTGAGCGCAGGTTTCACCCGCTTGGGGTGTCAGCTCGGGTGGTCGTCTTCCGGTCTGCGGTAGACCAGGAGATAGCGATAGAACAGCAGATTCCGCACCTTGCTGCCCGGGAGCAGCCGGGCAGCGTCGCGCCGGACGTGGCTCATCGGCGGATACGTCTCGGCGATCGGCGCCGTCGGCAGCGGATCGATCCCGCCGTTGAGCCGGTCGCCCGCGTACACGACCACCCTGGCCAGCGCGTTGACCGGCGACGCCACGACGGCGCGCGCGTAGTCGGCGAACGTGCTGGGCCTGCCGAGACCGAGCACGGCCAGCACGCCGCCGGGGACCAGCGCTTCCCGCAACCTCGTGACCGTGTCGAACGGCACATGGTGCAGCGACGCGAGGCAGGAGATGAAGTCGTACGCCTCCTCCGGCAGCTTCTCGGTGACGACGTCGGCTTGCCGGTACGAGATCGTGCCGGGGCCCGGTGAGCCGGCGGCGCGGGCGAGGTCGATCATCGAAGCGGACCGGTCGATCGCCTCGACGTGCATCCCGGTCGCCGCGAGCCGCCGGGCGAACCGTCCGCCGCCACAGCCCACGTCCAGCGCCACCCCGGGACCGGGAGGCAGCTGGTCGAGCAGCAGCGGATGGTAGTGGTCGTTGTGGTTGAACCCCATGCGTCGAGAGTGCCAGGAAAGCCGCACGTAGACTCGGTCCGACAGGGAGCAAGGCTAAAAGGAGAGTTCGTGCCGCGAGGTGACGGCCGGGATTCCGAAGACTTCAAGGAATCCCCGGACCTGGCAGATCTGGACAGTTTCGCCGGTGTCGACGAATTGGGGGCACGCGCCCACGATCCGTCCGACGACACCGACCCGGATCTGGACGCACCCGACGCCGCGTACCAGGCGGGTGGCGGTGCCGGTGGCGGGATCGGCGGGATCGGGCAGCTGGGGGACAACCTCGCGCTCGGCCCGGTGCCGGACCTCGTCGCCCCGGAGGACGTGGAACTGCACGAACTGGACGATCAGGGCGACGAGTTCGCCCCGGCCGACCCCGACGGGCAGCAGGCGCGCCGCGAACTGCTCGCCGTCGAGGCCGAGCTGAACCAGCGGTGGCCCGAGACCAAGATCGAGCCGTCCCTCGCCCGGATCGCGGCCCTGGTCAACCTCATGGGTGAACCGCACCGCGGCTATCCGGTGCTGCACGTCGCCGGAACCAACGGCAAGGGCTCGACCACCCGGATGATCGACGCGCTGCTGACCCGGATGGGGCTGCGCGTCGGCCGGTACACGAGCCCCCATCTGCAACTGGTCACCGAGCGGATCGCGCTCGACGGCGCCCCCATCTCCGCCGCCGCGTACGTCGACCTGTACCGCGATGTCGCGCCGTACGTGACCATGGTGGACAACGCGGGCGGCCCCGGCGCGGTGCCGATGAGCAAGTTCGAAGTGCTCACCGGGATGGCGTTCGCGGCCTTCGCCGACGCGCCCGTCGAAGCCGCGGTCGTCGAAACCGGTCTCGGTGGCTCCTGGGATGCCACGAACGTCGTCGACGGTGACGTCGCCGTCATCACCCCGATCGGCGTCGACCACGTCGAGTACTTCGGCGGCACTCCGGCCAAGGCCGCGGTGGAGAAGGCCGGGATCATCAAGCCCGGCAGCGTCGCGGTCATCGCCGAGCAGGACCCCGACGTGCAGAAGATCCTGCTGGAACGCGCCATCGAGGTCGACGCGAGCGTCGCCCGCGCGGGCAGTGAGTTCGGCGTGATGGAACGGGAGATCGCCGTCGGCGGGCAGATGCTGAAGCTGCAGGGCCTCGGCGGGGTCTACGACGAAATCTTCCTGCCCCTGCACGGCGCGCACCAGGCGGCCAACGCCGCGCTCGCGCTGGCCGCCGTCGAAGCGTTTTTCGGCGCGGGCAAGGACAAGCAACTGGTCGTCGAAGCCGTCCGCGAGGCCTTCGCCGAGGTCGAAACCCCCGGCAGGCTGGAGCGCGTCCGCGCCGCGCCGACGGTGCTGCTCGACGCCGCCCACAATCCGCACGGTGCCAAGGCGCTCGCCACCACCGTCGCCGAGGAGTTCGCCTTCCGGCGCCTCGCCGCCGTGGTCGGCGTGATGGCCGAGAAGGACGTCCGCGGCATCCTCGAAGCCCTCGAACCGGTCGTCACCGAGATCGTCGTCACCCGGAACTCGTCCCCGCGCGCGATGCCGCTGGACGAGCTCAACGACATCGCCCTCTCGATCTTCGGCGAAGACCGGGTCGTGGCCGAGACGAGCCTGGACGCCGCGATCGAAACCGCCATCGGTCTCGTCGAGCAGAGCGACGACCCCGAAGAGCCCCTGGCGGGCGGCGGCGTGCTGGTCACCGGCTCGGTCGTCACCGCGGGCGAGGCGAGGACCCTGTTCGGTAAGGAGCCGGCGTGACCGACGAGACCCCGAAGCCGCCCGCCAAGGACCCGATGAAGTCCTTCCGCGGCGTGATGGCCGGTTCCCTGATCATGGAGGGCATCACCGTCGCGCTCGCGCTGCCGGTGGTGGCGAAACTCGGCGGCGGCGTCGGCTCGCTCACCGGCTGGTCGGTGATCGTGATCGCGGTCGCGCTGATCGCGCTGTGCGGTTTCCTGAAGAAGCCCTGGGCGGTGCCCGCGGTGCTGGTGTTGCAGGTCGCGCTGATCGCCTTCTTCGTCGCACTGCCCGCCGTGGCGATCCTCGGGGTGGTCTTCCTCGGGATCTGGCTGTGGCTGCTGTGGCTGCGAAAGGACGTGGCGCGGCGGATGGCCGCCGGAACGCTGCCGAGTCAGCAGCAGCAACCGCAGTAGCGTTCGCCGATTTTCGCGACCGGGGCGCCCCTCACGTGATCAGAGGCGTGACTCACGCGAGTTACGCCTCCAATCACGTGAGTCACGCCCCTGATCACGTGAGTTACGCCCCTGATCACGCGTTTACCGCAGCCGCACCACTTTCAGCTCCGGAGATCGCGCGATGTCCGCGGCGCAGAACCGCCCGCGCACCCAGCCGCCCTGCGAGTACAACCGCGTCTGGTCGGCGAAATGCGGCGAAGTGACGTCGGTCGACTGCGAGTACGTCATGATCGTCGAGACGTCCGGGCAGGCCTTGCCGCTGAATCCGACCACTTGCACGTAACTGGATCCGTGCACGACCTCGTGGTTGCCCTTGGCCGGATCCCACAGCGACGTGATCACGTTGAGCACGCCGAGGCCGCTCGGCCCGCCGTGGATCGGGATCCGCTGCCCGGCGCGGGTCACCGCCTGGTTGTCGCCGAGCCTGCCGTCGACGGGGAGGCCGTTGGCGCGGAATTCGGCGAGCGTGTCACCGAAAGCCTTTTGCACGTCGGGATTCCCGGTCGCGAGCGAACGCGGCGTCGTGACCGGCTGGTTCGGGTCGAAGGGGACCTGCCAGATGTTCCGAAGCCCGTTGAGCCGATTCCTGAATCGCTCGAAGAAGAGCGCACCGCGGCTGTCGAGCCGGAACGTGCGGTCCCAGGACGAAAGCGTCGCGCAGGCGTTGCCGACCGGCACCGGCCCTGTCGTGGACGGCGCCTCGCCTCCGGGGAAGGCCGCGCACATCTTCGCCGTGTCGGCGGCCGCGAGTTCGGCGGTGCGGCTTCGATCGCGGTACAGCATCTCCTTCATCGACGACGAC encodes the following:
- a CDS encoding valine--tRNA ligase, translating into MTENAQPQQTDLPGAWNPADEEASLYQRWVDAGYFTADPTSDKPPFTVVIPPPNVTGSLHIGHAFEHTLIDAVTRYHRMLGDETLYLPGMDHASIAVHALVEKQLRAEGTSRRELGREAFVERVWQWKNEHGGKILAQMKRLGEGVDWTRERFTMDDGLSKAVNTIFKRLFDDGLIYRAERLVNWSPELRSVLSDAEVKHEEVEGELVSMRYGDGENAIVVATTRMETMLGDTAVAVHPDDERYTHLVGTEVELPLTGRKIPVVADKHVDPEFGTGAVKVTPAHDPNDFEIGRRHDLPMITIMDEQGRIDGTGTEFDGMDRFEARVAVREKLREQGRIVAEKRPYLHSVGHSERSKEPIEPRLSLQWFVKVGPLAKAAGDAVRDGRVNVHPPELEKRYFDWVDNLHDWCISRQLWWGHRIPVWYGPDDEVVCVGPDEEPPSGEGWTQDPDVLDTWFSSGLWPFSTLGWPEKTPDLNKFYPTSVLVTGYDILFFWVVRMMMFGLYATGEAPFKTIALHGMVRDQFGKKMSKTAGNGVDPIEWMDRYGTDALRFTLTRGANPGTDVPIGEEWVAGSRNFTTKLWNATKFAMMNGADANAPLPAPAELTEADRWILGRLGTVVDEVTGYLADYQFAKATDTLYQFTWTELCDWYLELSKVQVFQGDEARVTATRAVLGHVFDTVLKLLHPFIPFITEKLWTALTGRESLVIAPWPVADASYADAVADKRIADVRKLVTEVRRFRADQGLKPSQKVAARLSGDGFAELTGHDEPIRALVRLTQPEDGFAPSASLEVGLSAGVVTVELDLSGTIDVAAERKRLQKDLGAAEKELAQAEAKLGNQAFIDKAPEHVIGKIRSRKETAVADMERINARLAALPAS
- a CDS encoding DUF4233 domain-containing protein produces the protein MTDETPKPPAKDPMKSFRGVMAGSLIMEGITVALALPVVAKLGGGVGSLTGWSVIVIAVALIALCGFLKKPWAVPAVLVLQVALIAFFVALPAVAILGVVFLGIWLWLLWLRKDVARRMAAGTLPSQQQQPQ
- a CDS encoding folylpolyglutamate synthase/dihydrofolate synthase family protein, yielding MPRGDGRDSEDFKESPDLADLDSFAGVDELGARAHDPSDDTDPDLDAPDAAYQAGGGAGGGIGGIGQLGDNLALGPVPDLVAPEDVELHELDDQGDEFAPADPDGQQARRELLAVEAELNQRWPETKIEPSLARIAALVNLMGEPHRGYPVLHVAGTNGKGSTTRMIDALLTRMGLRVGRYTSPHLQLVTERIALDGAPISAAAYVDLYRDVAPYVTMVDNAGGPGAVPMSKFEVLTGMAFAAFADAPVEAAVVETGLGGSWDATNVVDGDVAVITPIGVDHVEYFGGTPAKAAVEKAGIIKPGSVAVIAEQDPDVQKILLERAIEVDASVARAGSEFGVMEREIAVGGQMLKLQGLGGVYDEIFLPLHGAHQAANAALALAAVEAFFGAGKDKQLVVEAVREAFAEVETPGRLERVRAAPTVLLDAAHNPHGAKALATTVAEEFAFRRLAAVVGVMAEKDVRGILEALEPVVTEIVVTRNSSPRAMPLDELNDIALSIFGEDRVVAETSLDAAIETAIGLVEQSDDPEEPLAGGGVLVTGSVVTAGEARTLFGKEPA
- a CDS encoding class I SAM-dependent methyltransferase, which gives rise to MGFNHNDHYHPLLLDQLPPGPGVALDVGCGGGRFARRLAATGMHVEAIDRSASMIDLARAAGSPGPGTISYRQADVVTEKLPEEAYDFISCLASLHHVPFDTVTRLREALVPGGVLAVLGLGRPSTFADYARAVVASPVNALARVVVYAGDRLNGGIDPLPTAPIAETYPPMSHVRRDAARLLPGSKVRNLLFYRYLLVYRRPEDDHPS
- a CDS encoding SGNH/GDSL hydrolase family protein, whose translation is MRLRRVLFAAVSTVVLLIASATAATAAERSYRNYVALGDSYTSGPLIPLPRLDPLFCGKSTQNYPSILASALRVRSFTDISCGGADTTNMTQRQRVTLGGNPPQFSALRANTDLVTVGIGGNDYDVFGTLVGTCPSLRASDPTGSPCRDKFTVGGVDTVKAKIADTGKNVEKVLAGIHARSPRADVLVVGYPRIAPESGYCPKILPFAEGDYAWLNDVEKALNSAIEKAVAADGEAIFVDTFGPSAGHDACAPNGAAWINGQHTKLLAAAAYHPYRTGMAGVAGVVLRHLR